Proteins encoded within one genomic window of Geotalea daltonii FRC-32:
- the recA gene encoding recombinase RecA, producing the protein MQEREKAIDLALSQIEKQFGKGSIMRLGNEEALPDVAAIPTGSLSLDIALGVGGVPRGRIIEIYGPESSGKTTLALHIVAEAQKTEGIAAFIDAEHALDIGYARKLGVKTDDLLVSQPDTGEQALEITETLVRSGAIDVLVIDSVAALVPKAEIEGEMGDSHMGLQARLMSQALRKLTAIISKSNCCVIFINQIRMKIGVMFGNPETTTGGNALKFYASVRMDIRKIASLKQGNDVIGSRTKVKVVKNKVAPPFKEVEFDILYGEGISREGDILDLAVEKGIVDKSGAWFSYGKERIGQGRENSRIYLKQNPEICAEIKEKLAQQTVPSGGGA; encoded by the coding sequence ATGCAGGAAAGAGAGAAGGCTATTGACCTGGCGTTGAGCCAGATAGAAAAGCAGTTCGGCAAGGGCTCCATAATGCGCCTCGGCAATGAAGAGGCCTTGCCCGATGTGGCAGCCATACCCACCGGCTCCCTTTCCCTCGACATTGCCCTTGGTGTCGGTGGCGTGCCCAGAGGGCGCATTATCGAAATCTACGGCCCGGAGTCGTCGGGAAAGACCACACTGGCACTGCACATCGTTGCAGAAGCACAGAAAACGGAAGGTATTGCTGCTTTTATAGATGCCGAGCATGCACTGGATATCGGCTATGCCCGTAAGCTGGGGGTGAAAACCGATGACCTGCTGGTTTCTCAGCCGGACACCGGTGAACAGGCCCTTGAAATAACGGAGACACTGGTGCGAAGCGGCGCCATTGATGTCCTCGTTATCGATTCGGTAGCGGCGCTGGTGCCGAAGGCCGAGATCGAAGGGGAGATGGGGGATTCGCACATGGGGCTGCAGGCCCGCCTCATGTCACAGGCCCTGCGGAAGTTGACCGCTATCATCAGTAAATCCAACTGTTGCGTCATCTTCATCAATCAGATCAGAATGAAAATCGGCGTCATGTTCGGCAATCCGGAAACAACCACTGGCGGCAACGCCCTCAAATTTTACGCCTCGGTGCGTATGGACATCAGGAAGATTGCCAGCCTCAAGCAGGGAAATGATGTCATTGGCTCCCGCACCAAGGTGAAAGTTGTGAAGAACAAGGTGGCTCCTCCCTTCAAGGAGGTTGAATTCGATATTCTCTACGGCGAGGGCATTTCCCGTGAGGGAGACATCCTTGATCTGGCCGTGGAAAAGGGAATTGTCGACAAGAGCGGCGCCTGGTTCTCTTACGGCAAGGAAAGGATCGGCCAGGGACGGGAAAACTCCCGCATCTACCTGAAGCAGAATCCGGAGATATGTGCGGAAATAAAGGAAAAGCTCGCCCAGCAGACAGTACCCTCCGGAGGGGGTGCATAA
- a CDS encoding type IV pilus twitching motility protein PilT, with protein sequence MDLNEILTIAVKARGSDIHIKTGMPPIVRIDGRLRAIPNAERLTAENVMNMAMGIMNERQQKHFDENFEVDLAYGVPGLGRFRVSVYAQRGSIAMVFRAIPFGIPSLEALNLPPVLKKIAMEERGLVLVTGTTGSGKSTTLAAMVDFVNESRNCNIITIEDPVEYLHKDKKSIISQREVGFDTSSFGKALTSSLRQDPDVILVGEMRDFETIETALTAAETGHLVMSTLHTLDAAETINRIISVFPPYHQRQVRMQLSGIIKGVISQRLVPRADGKGRVPAVEVMIGTARIRDCIDDKEKTKQIPEAIAQGFTTYGMQTFDQSLMQLFTRKLITYEEALRQSSNPDDFALKVSGISSTSDANWDQFAMEGSEEGEKLEIDKF encoded by the coding sequence ATGGATCTTAACGAGATACTCACCATAGCTGTCAAGGCGCGCGGTTCGGATATCCACATCAAAACCGGCATGCCTCCCATCGTCCGCATTGACGGAAGGCTAAGGGCCATTCCCAATGCGGAACGCCTCACGGCCGAGAATGTCATGAACATGGCCATGGGGATCATGAACGAACGGCAGCAGAAGCATTTCGACGAGAATTTCGAGGTCGATCTTGCCTATGGCGTACCCGGCCTCGGCCGATTCCGTGTCAGTGTCTATGCCCAGCGGGGTAGCATCGCCATGGTGTTCCGTGCCATACCCTTCGGCATTCCATCACTGGAAGCGCTCAATCTGCCGCCGGTCCTGAAAAAAATCGCCATGGAAGAGCGTGGGCTGGTCCTGGTTACCGGGACCACCGGTAGCGGCAAGTCGACGACCCTGGCGGCAATGGTTGATTTCGTCAATGAAAGCCGCAACTGCAACATCATCACCATTGAAGACCCGGTGGAATACCTGCACAAGGATAAAAAGAGCATCATCAGCCAGCGTGAAGTGGGATTCGACACCTCCTCCTTCGGCAAGGCCCTGACCAGTTCCCTGCGTCAGGACCCTGATGTTATCCTCGTGGGTGAAATGCGTGATTTCGAAACTATCGAGACCGCCCTCACGGCTGCCGAAACGGGCCATCTGGTCATGTCGACCCTGCATACCCTGGATGCAGCCGAGACCATCAACCGCATCATTTCCGTCTTCCCCCCCTATCATCAACGTCAGGTAAGGATGCAGCTTTCCGGTATCATCAAGGGTGTCATCTCTCAGCGACTGGTACCGAGAGCCGACGGCAAAGGGAGGGTGCCCGCCGTCGAAGTCATGATCGGTACAGCCCGCATCCGTGATTGCATTGACGACAAGGAAAAGACCAAGCAGATACCGGAGGCCATTGCCCAGGGTTTCACCACCTACGGCATGCAGACCTTTGACCAGTCATTGATGCAGCTGTTCACCCGAAAGCTGATTACCTACGAAGAGGCTCTGCGCCAGTCATCCAATCCGGATGACTTTGCCCTCAAGGTTTCCGGCATCTCTTCCACCTCCGATGCCAACTGGGATCAGTTTGCCATGGAGGGAAGCGA